The genomic window TTCAGAGGGCTGCCATGGGAATGTATAATAATGATCACAATGataatgaaaagaacaataaCAGCTAACGCTTATCGAgaactttctatgtgccaggcactgttctaggtgtttAACATAAATTCATTCACTCTTCGCAACCACACTTAAGTGgatactgttattatcctcactttaagTTTGAGGAAACTCAGGCACTGTACTCTTCGGTAACGCCTAACATACGGAATATACACAACTATAGGTTTCTATCACATCTTTTTTTCccgctctctccctccctcacattGATTGGGGTGAAAGGATTTCCAGTCGATGAAACCCACCCAGCCCACCGGCCCTCCCGGTCGTTCCTGCCGCTGGGCTGGAGGGGGCGTCCCAGAGCGCAGGCGCGGGGCaggcggggaggggagagggcagagacCGGGATTGGTGGTAGAGAGTTCTACTAGCGGAAGTCCCGCCCAGCGTGGGCGGAACTTCCGGCTCGAGCTTCTCGAGGCTGTGCTGACGGAGCGGAGCCGGGGGCGCTGGGATGGTGCTGCTGGAGAGCGAGCAGGTAGGGCGAGCGCCGGCCGGCCGAGGGACGGGTGCGGTTTGGGGCTTAGCTCGGGGCCTCTGTCTCCTTGTGTGGGAGGGACTGGGACTTGACGCGGCGCGGCGGGGACTTCGGGCCGCCTAACGGGGCCGGGCTTGCTGTGTTCCAGTTCCTGACGGAGCTGACCAGGCTCTTCCAGAAGTGCCGGCTGTCGGGCAGCGTGTTCATCACCCTGAAGAAGTGTAAGCGGCTGTCGACGAGGCGAGGCCGGGCGACGCTGGAGGCCGAGCGGTGCCCTGGGAGGCACGGGCGGAGCCTGCCCCGCCTCCCCTGCCTTCCTGCACCTTGTCCTGGGCACATTCGGGGCAGGGGGACCCGGAGAATATTGGGGATTGTGCCTGGTGCGGCCTCCAGCCCTTAGCCACCCGGGCCGGCTCCGCTTCCAGGGGCCCCAGCGTGTCAGGGCTGTTTTTTGTTAAGGATCCCAAACCCCGCCACCATTAGTGAGATTTCGTCTGCTCCGATATTCTAATGTTCCCGTCGTGGAAGCAGCACGTAGTTTCCCCAGGTTTGGCGCAGCCGTCGGCGATACCGATGAGGCGGTTCGCAGAGTAGAGCCGTGGGGGTGGCTTAGTGTCCTCTTCGGATCCCTTCCCCGCTTCCTGACTTTTCGTCTACCTGCCAACGACGTCTGTGCCTGTGTTCACCGGGATGTGTTTTTCCTGCAGATGACGGTCGAACTAAGCCCATTCCCAGGAAAGGTTCCGTGGAGGGCTTTGAGCCCTCAGACAACAAGTGTCTGTTGAGAGCTACTGATGGGAAGAAGAAGATCAGCACCGTGGTGAGTGGGATTCCTAACACTGCAGCTCTTAACTGAGGATGGGGCCTGTCTGAACCAGGGCTTTTGTTGATGTTTTACATAAAGGCTAGTAAGTGTTTAGCCCCCTCAGCTGCTTTGGGATCAGGGCCTTCTTCTATTACGTTTGAAGTAGAGAAcccaagcaaaatgaaaatgaaggcagaAGTCAAACACACACTTGTTTGTTCTGCTGAAATTTTTGTGGAAATGAAATTTGCATATGGGCCCTTGTTCAGAGAAGCACTCGAAGGAGCAGCTGGCCTAAGTATTTGACTCCTTATGCCCTTACTGTGCTGGGCCTTCAGTGAACAGTTTCTTGGTACCAGATGATGCTTTTACTTGAAGCTGATTATTCCCTTATCTTTGTGTGGTTCACGTAGCCAACATGTAGCTGTACGTTAGGCTTGGTACTTGATAGGGTATAGACATAGTCAAGAGCCCTAATGTTCCCTTTCAAGGTAGAGGTTGAATATGGCAAAGCAGGACACTCCCTGGGTTCCGAATGCATGTTTCTTTATTCTGCTGGGGCAGAACCAGCCTGTCCTCTGATCACATCAGTATAGGATATTCATGAGAATGTAGACCATAATTAGTCAGTAAGTCTCCCTTTACCAGTTATCTTGAGAGGACTTTACAGTAAAGCAAGCttatgtggtttttaaaaataaagttgggtATCATGAAATACAAGAGCCTAAGGAGTTTTCGGAGGTAGGATTTCTCTTGTTGCGGTAGCTTGCATTTTGCTTAAATAGGCCCGAGTTATTGGAAGGAGGTTTAAAATAAGACGAGGAGGGAGGAGTTTAAATGTATCTTGCACAAAAGAATAGTACTGAGTCCTTTATGTCTCAGAACCCGGGGAGAACAAGTCAATGGCAAGTGTGTAAGAGATTTCAGCAGAGGTGGAAGCATAGCTGCTTTAGGAGCCCGCCTCCGCCCCTTGCCTATCTTGGTGCAGTTCTCACGTGGAAAAAAGTACAGAGCTATTGTGCTTGTTCCTCAGGCCGAGGAAAGTGAAGCAGAAAAATAGTGTATTATGACCCTGGAAATGGGAAGAAGTATTTTAAACATTAGGATGTTGTCTTCATGAGGCTTTTGAGTTATCTGGGGTGAGCAGAGGATTCCTATATGGATAATACAGGTGACCTTTTGCTCCCCCTTCTTTTCCAGGTGAGCTCCAAAGAAGTGAATAAGTTTCAGATGGTGAGTTTCTGGTGTTCCCTGTGTCCCCTTTCTCAGGGCAAGAGTCAGCCTAATGTTGAACCCTGGGTTAATATTGATATTTAGGTTCACTGCTCTCCTCTGACGTTTTACCAATATTTTACAAGTAAAAGCTGCCGGGCTATGAATTTTTACTTTCAACACTGGTATTGTGTTCCTTTTTCGTTTTGTAGCTAGATTTTATATCTTAGGCTTCACATATGCTCTGCCTATCGTAGAGGTGAACAAGAAGTTGCCTGcagttttccctttttgcttaaaaaaaaaagttaaaaatgtgcaACTCACTGTGGGTGAGTGTTGCAGAAGCTGCTATAACGTGAATTTTCCTCTTACACCATTTTCCTTAAGACACAAGTGTCCGTGGTGTTCTCTGCTTTCTCAGGTAGGCTTTCGGATTTGGCTATCCTAAATCCATGATGGAAACGGGGCAGCTGCTCCAGCAGTTTGCACCTCTTCCCACTAAGCCCGTGCTCTGTGTGTTTTAGGCTTATTCAAACCTCTTAAGAGCCAACATGGACGGGCTGAAGAAGAGGGACAAAAAGAGCAAgagtaagaagaacaaagcagcacAGTGACGGGCACCAGATCTCCTGCTTTCACCCACTGGCCACTgaattgctatttttcttttgctttttttactttTGGCCACAAAGCTAGGTTTCTGGTTCTCCTACCAATAACTGTTTTCATGTGAGATTAGGGTCATTTTGGATGGAAGAAGGGCTGCAGTGTTTACAGGGAGTTGTAAGAAGCCAGTTTATTTTAGATCTGGCTAATTGTGTTGCCTGGTT from Equus asinus isolate D_3611 breed Donkey chromosome 2, EquAss-T2T_v2, whole genome shotgun sequence includes these protein-coding regions:
- the SRP14 gene encoding signal recognition particle 14 kDa protein produces the protein MVLLESEQFLTELTRLFQKCRLSGSVFITLKKYDGRTKPIPRKGSVEGFEPSDNKCLLRATDGKKKISTVVSSKEVNKFQMAYSNLLRANMDGLKKRDKKSKSKKNKAAQ